The stretch of DNA ACTGTGCAAAGAGGTTCTTTGCCACCATGATTTTGACTCGCGACCATCGCTGAAAGGCCTGGCGGCTGTGGATGCCTGGTCGCGAAAGGAAGCACAACGTTGGACAACATGATCGTTTCATCATTGATCACTCTGGCAGCCGGGGGCGTTTTCGGCAGTATCGGCAAAGCGCTGATGGTAGTGCTGGGACTGGGGCTGGTCATCTTCTTTCATGAACTTGGACATTTCGCCGTGGCGAAATGGTGCAATGTGCATGTCGAGCGATTCAGTATCGGCATCGGTCCGATTTTGTGGAGCCGTCAGAAGGGTGAAACGGAATACGCCCTGTCGGCGCTTCCTCTGGGCGGCTATGTCAAGATGTTGGGGCAGGATGATATGGACCCCAATCAAATGACCAGTGACGAAATCGCAGAGAATCCACGGGCGTACTCTGCGAAAAAAGTGTGGCAGCGAATGTTGATCATTTCTGCCGGTGTCATCATGAACATCATCACAGGCTTTGGCTTTTTTGCGATCGCCTACAATATGGGTGTTCATGAAGTACTGCCGGTAGTGGGACTGGCGGTTCCCGGCAGTCCCGCCTGGGAGGCCGGAATCAAACGTGGGGATCGGATTCGCGCGATCAATGGCGAAGAAGTCCACAGTTTCATCGACATCAAACAGTCGATCGTTCTTTCCAGTGGCCCGATAGAAATCGAGGGAACCACTGAAAACGGAGTGGACTACAAAAAAACGGTGACTCCCCGACAGGGAAAACAGTTTCGGCAGATCGGAGTCAATCCGGGCAAGTCACTGAGAATCTCACCGCAGGCCGGAAAAGACTATTCGATTGACATTACAGGTCTGCCTTCTGCGAGGGCTTCGGCACCGTTCAAACCCGGGGATCGGGTGGTTTCGCTCAACGGTGCCGAATTGAAGTCATGGCATCAGCTTTCGACATTGACTGCTCGTGATGCGGCTGATGATCTGGTTTATTCAGTCGAACGTACTGTCGGAGAAGAGAAGTCACTCAAAACACGAAGCGTCGACATCACCGTTCCTCCAGGTCAGCTGAGATCCATAGGCATTTGGATGCACATCGGTCCGGTCGAGTCGGTTCAGGCTGATTCTATTGCGGCGAATGCCCGGTTGCAGAAGGGGGACGTCATCCGAAAAGTTGATGACCTCGAAGTCGGAGTCGACATCGACCCGCTGCGCCTGCCAAATTATTTTGCAGAACGCGCCGGTACTATGGTGCGAATTTCAGTTGTTCGAAAGAAAGACGGTTCGGTTGGAGAGGTGGACGAGGAACTGACACTGGTGCCGGCCGATATTCCTGGCTGGTCTGAATTGCCGGTGACATTAACCGCGCCGTTGCCCATTCCTGCCATTGGTGCAGCGTTCGGGGTCAGTACAACCATTGCCAAAGTAATCGAAGGCAGCGAAGCAGCGGGGATCACGGATCCCGGCCAACTGAAGCCGGATCAGAAAATCACAAAAATTGTCCTTCCGTATAAAGAGGACGATGGACTGGGAACTGCCGGCGACGAAGCAGCCATTTTTGAACTGCCCGATGACTCGCAGGTCAACTGGGCACATATCTTCTACATGATTCAGCAGGCGCCCCTTCGGGACATTCGCATTCACATTGACGAATCCAGTGACTCTGCCAGTTTTTCTGTGTTGCTGCAGAAACAGGAATTTGAGGAGAACTGGTATCTGCCAATTCGCGGTATCCGGGGATTCGAAGATCTGTCTGAAAAACGGGTTGCCGACTCTACAGGACAAGCTGTTCAGCTGGGTGTTCGCCAGACTCGCAATTCCATTGTGAACATCTATATGACGCTTCGATCACTGGTTCGAGGTGACCTGTCTGCAAAGGCACTGAGCGGTCCGTTAGGCATTCTTAGTATCGGATATCAGGTGGCCGACAGCGGGCTGGCTCAACTGCTGACCTTTCTGGGTCTGCTGAGCATCAATCTGGCAGTGCTGAATTTTCTGCCAATTCCGATCCTCGACGGCGGACATATGGTGTTTTTGATCTGGGAAGGCGTCACACGACGGAAGCCAAGCCCGCGGGTGATTGGCCTGGCTCATGTTATCGGATTGTTCTTTATTATTTTTCTGTTTTGTTTTGTTATGTATCTGGACGTGGTTGTGCGGTTTCTGGGCTTCGGTGCCGATTAGAAGATCACACATACGTTTTCAGACCCGGGCGTTTTGTTCGAGGACCGAACAGAACTTTAAGCAGCCCGACGCGACCTGATTGTGATATCCGGCTGGCGAACAGGAATCATTTTTCCGACCAGGTTCTGCGACGGTTCCTGTTTCGACAATTGTTTCTTACGCCGTTCAATCACCAGCTTCAGTCGTTGTGTCTCGATACTTTGCAACGCATCCACCAGGTCGAGCGACTGTGAACAGAGCTCGATCACTCTGCTGCATTTTCCAGAGGCGTTCTGTTCAGTATTGTGCATCCCTGCGTCTGTACTGACGGAAGTCATGTGATTCGATCAATGGTCATGATCACCATCGTGACGGTGATCGTGGTCGTGGTCGTGTTGACGAGCATCTGCCGGTGACGTCGTTCCGGTGTCCTGTTGTTCCGGTAGTGTGCCGGATTCCTCGTCTTTCAGAAAGGCCGACTCTGCAGACCGCCAGACATCCCGCAACGGAACTCCGTTTCCTGCAGCGACCTTTGCACAATCCTCGAATTCGGGGGAAAATCGAGCTGCATGCCCGGTTTGCCAGGCTCGCTTGCCGCGCACGTTGCCCCACGGCGTGGCCACGGTGACAATATCCCGATACTGAGTACTCCGCTCCAGCAATTGTCGACGGATTCCAAGTGTCCCTGTTTCACGGAACAGAATGGATTCCATTGAATCTTCACTGCCGTGAGCTGCCAGAACGCTGAGGATGACACCAGGTCGATCTTTCTTCATCTGGACGGCTGTTACGTAGACATCCAGGGCCCCGGCCTGCATCAGGCGTTCGCGAGTGTATCCGATGGTTTCCGGTGTCACGTCGTCCAGATTGGTTTCCAGCAGCGATACCATTTCCATATTTGAGGTGCCAATCGCCTCACCTACGAATAACCTGAGAACATTGGCCCGCTGTTCAAACGTCATTGTTCCCGAACCGTATCCGATGTTTTCAATTGTCATGGCGGGCATCGGTCCAAATCGGTCGACCAGACAACTGACGATGGCAGCGCCGGTAGGAGTTGTGAGTTCTGCTTCAATGGGAACATTTTTCAGCGGAATTCCCTTAAGAATT from Fuerstiella sp. encodes:
- the rseP gene encoding RIP metalloprotease RseP, which encodes MIVSSLITLAAGGVFGSIGKALMVVLGLGLVIFFHELGHFAVAKWCNVHVERFSIGIGPILWSRQKGETEYALSALPLGGYVKMLGQDDMDPNQMTSDEIAENPRAYSAKKVWQRMLIISAGVIMNIITGFGFFAIAYNMGVHEVLPVVGLAVPGSPAWEAGIKRGDRIRAINGEEVHSFIDIKQSIVLSSGPIEIEGTTENGVDYKKTVTPRQGKQFRQIGVNPGKSLRISPQAGKDYSIDITGLPSARASAPFKPGDRVVSLNGAELKSWHQLSTLTARDAADDLVYSVERTVGEEKSLKTRSVDITVPPGQLRSIGIWMHIGPVESVQADSIAANARLQKGDVIRKVDDLEVGVDIDPLRLPNYFAERAGTMVRISVVRKKDGSVGEVDEELTLVPADIPGWSELPVTLTAPLPIPAIGAAFGVSTTIAKVIEGSEAAGITDPGQLKPDQKITKIVLPYKEDDGLGTAGDEAAIFELPDDSQVNWAHIFYMIQQAPLRDIRIHIDESSDSASFSVLLQKQEFEENWYLPIRGIRGFEDLSEKRVADSTGQAVQLGVRQTRNSIVNIYMTLRSLVRGDLSAKALSGPLGILSIGYQVADSGLAQLLTFLGLLSINLAVLNFLPIPILDGGHMVFLIWEGVTRRKPSPRVIGLAHVIGLFFIIFLFCFVMYLDVVVRFLGFGAD
- the larC gene encoding nickel pincer cofactor biosynthesis protein LarC translates to MRVAWLECATGISGDMTLAALIDAGVDRTAVESAVQSLNLPDVRLRIETVIKGGFRATQVLVDHPEQHAHRHMSDIRDILNQAKLTTRQRQIADRLFLKIAESEARVHGSTVEKVHFHEVGAVDSIVDIVGAAVGFDLLGADLVICDPVPVGHGFVHIDHGICPVPAPGTAEILKGIPLKNVPIEAELTTPTGAAIVSCLVDRFGPMPAMTIENIGYGSGTMTFEQRANVLRLFVGEAIGTSNMEMVSLLETNLDDVTPETIGYTRERLMQAGALDVYVTAVQMKKDRPGVILSVLAAHGSEDSMESILFRETGTLGIRRQLLERSTQYRDIVTVATPWGNVRGKRAWQTGHAARFSPEFEDCAKVAAGNGVPLRDVWRSAESAFLKDEESGTLPEQQDTGTTSPADARQHDHDHDHRHDGDHDH